A genome region from Manihot esculenta cultivar AM560-2 chromosome 5, M.esculenta_v8, whole genome shotgun sequence includes the following:
- the LOC110615567 gene encoding charged multivesicular body protein 7 isoform X1 → MDSSVVREFIRKEFPDWDDEVIATARFKAFSGQRSDWESKYLFWRDLILKIARHLGIFLIGPSQVKNEWFNRGGLTPLCLDHVLFLMYSEGDVVRSVDFVDPTSGRLSQLFRKVRNLVVKSTTTLDLMLEDSVILTALLKEKATEIIKLLSQSHWTSSCIVTMRKFQDMCGGPNEASAVLSYLSGLGKAQFLSVNKKELIEGVKVSLSPAPVPTISSLDYDVLHLIWTTEKLQQQIDLIDRRYEISRKSALVYVKSGNKKMAIRHAREMKLASESREKCTSLLNRVEEILNAIMNAESTKKVTEAIQIGAQAMKQNRITMEEVDLCLEELEESIDSQKQVEKALESTPSYAGIEDEDVEEEFKKLEFEVGSDDLQPSVPRIGVSSTSGETGNLVSTDSLSDALSNLKLRDVSENQVFVGAMRTDGSKDLTLEAA, encoded by the exons ATGGATTCTAGTGTTGTGAGAGAATTTATAAGGAAAGAATTCCCTGATTGGGACGACGAAGTGATCGCCACAGCTCGATTCAAAGCATTTAGCGGCCAAAGATCCGATTGGGAATCCAAATACCTATTTTGGAGGGATTTGATTCTCAAAATTGCTCGCCATCTGGGCATTTTCCTTATTGGACCTTCTCAG GTGAAAAATGAGTGGTTTAATCGAGGAGGATTGACCCCTTTATGCCTTGATCATGTACTG tttttaatgTATAGTGAAGGTGATGTTGTACGAAGTGTTGATTTTGTGGATCCTACAAGTGGGCGACTCTCCCAGTTATTTAGAAAAGTAAGAAATTTGGTGGTTAAATCAACCACAACCCTGGACTTAATGCTGGAAGATAGTGTCATTCTTACAGCTTTATTGAAG GAAAAAGCTACTGAAATTATCAAACTTTTATCTCAAAGTCATTGGACATCTTCATGCATTGTTACTATGAGGAAGTTCCAGGATATGTGTGGAGGACCAAATGAAGCATCTGCAGTTTTGAGTTATCTGTCTggactagggaaagcacaatttCTCTCAGTTAATAAGAAGGAACTGATAGAG GGCGTTAAAGTTTCCCTATCACCAGCACCAGTGCCTACCATCTCAAGCTTGGATTATGATGTTCTGCACTTGATATGGACAACAGAGAAGCTTCAGCAGCAAATTGATTTGATTGATCGGCGTTATGAAAT ATCAAGGAAATCGGCGTTGGTGTATGTGAAGTCTGGAAATAAGAAAATGGCCATAAGGCATGCTAGGGAGATGAAGTTGGCCTCAGAAAGTAGAGAAAAATGCACTTCGCTTCTGAACAGAGTGGAGGAGATTCTTAATGCTATAATGAATGCTGAATCTACAAAGAAG GTAACTGAGGCCATCCAAATTGGAGCTCAAGCGATGAAGCAAAACAGGATAACTATGGAGGAAGTTGATCTCTGTTTGGAAGAACTTGAGGAGAGTATTGATTCTCAAAAACAAGTTGAAAAGGCTCTGG AATCAACTCCATCATATGCTGGTATTGAGGATGAAGATGTTGAAGAGGAGTTCAAGAAATTAGAGTTTGAAGTAGGAAGTGACGACCTCCAACCTTCAGTTCCAAGGATTGGAGTTAGCAGTACATCAGGAGAAACAGGTAATTTGGTATCCACCGACTCACTCAGTGATGCCTTGTCAAATCTCAAGCTTCGGGATGTTTCAGAAAATCAGGTTTTTGTGGGGGCAATGAGGACCGATGGATCAAAAGATCTTACACTTGAAGCAGCATAA
- the LOC110615567 gene encoding uncharacterized protein LOC110615567 isoform X2, producing the protein MYCEGDVVRSVDFVDPTSGRLSQLFRKVRNLVVKSTTTLDLMLEDSVILTALLKEKATEIIKLLSQSHWTSSCIVTMRKFQDMCGGPNEASAVLSYLSGLGKAQFLSVNKKELIEGVKVSLSPAPVPTISSLDYDVLHLIWTTEKLQQQIDLIDRRYEISRKSALVYVKSGNKKMAIRHAREMKLASESREKCTSLLNRVEEILNAIMNAESTKKVTEAIQIGAQAMKQNRITMEEVDLCLEELEESIDSQKQVEKALESTPSYAGIEDEDVEEEFKKLEFEVGSDDLQPSVPRIGVSSTSGETGNLVSTDSLSDALSNLKLRDVSENQVFVGAMRTDGSKDLTLEAA; encoded by the exons ATGTACTG TGAAGGTGATGTTGTACGAAGTGTTGATTTTGTGGATCCTACAAGTGGGCGACTCTCCCAGTTATTTAGAAAAGTAAGAAATTTGGTGGTTAAATCAACCACAACCCTGGACTTAATGCTGGAAGATAGTGTCATTCTTACAGCTTTATTGAAG GAAAAAGCTACTGAAATTATCAAACTTTTATCTCAAAGTCATTGGACATCTTCATGCATTGTTACTATGAGGAAGTTCCAGGATATGTGTGGAGGACCAAATGAAGCATCTGCAGTTTTGAGTTATCTGTCTggactagggaaagcacaatttCTCTCAGTTAATAAGAAGGAACTGATAGAG GGCGTTAAAGTTTCCCTATCACCAGCACCAGTGCCTACCATCTCAAGCTTGGATTATGATGTTCTGCACTTGATATGGACAACAGAGAAGCTTCAGCAGCAAATTGATTTGATTGATCGGCGTTATGAAAT ATCAAGGAAATCGGCGTTGGTGTATGTGAAGTCTGGAAATAAGAAAATGGCCATAAGGCATGCTAGGGAGATGAAGTTGGCCTCAGAAAGTAGAGAAAAATGCACTTCGCTTCTGAACAGAGTGGAGGAGATTCTTAATGCTATAATGAATGCTGAATCTACAAAGAAG GTAACTGAGGCCATCCAAATTGGAGCTCAAGCGATGAAGCAAAACAGGATAACTATGGAGGAAGTTGATCTCTGTTTGGAAGAACTTGAGGAGAGTATTGATTCTCAAAAACAAGTTGAAAAGGCTCTGG AATCAACTCCATCATATGCTGGTATTGAGGATGAAGATGTTGAAGAGGAGTTCAAGAAATTAGAGTTTGAAGTAGGAAGTGACGACCTCCAACCTTCAGTTCCAAGGATTGGAGTTAGCAGTACATCAGGAGAAACAGGTAATTTGGTATCCACCGACTCACTCAGTGATGCCTTGTCAAATCTCAAGCTTCGGGATGTTTCAGAAAATCAGGTTTTTGTGGGGGCAATGAGGACCGATGGATCAAAAGATCTTACACTTGAAGCAGCATAA